A genomic region of Desulfotignum phosphitoxidans DSM 13687 contains the following coding sequences:
- a CDS encoding type II toxin-antitoxin system HicB family antitoxin: protein MKKMLKIPLLLEPQVEGGWTITSPLIPELITEIDKIEELNTCVNDAVLAVFELYADSGKQLPATIRTENTGSPVLFDSLIMAEV, encoded by the coding sequence ATGAAAAAAATGTTGAAAATTCCTTTGCTGCTGGAACCCCAGGTGGAAGGTGGTTGGACAATAACAAGCCCTTTGATACCTGAATTAATTACAGAAATTGATAAAATCGAAGAACTTAATACATGTGTGAATGATGCAGTTTTAGCTGTGTTTGAACTTTATGCTGATTCAGGCAAACAACTTCCAGCAACAATCAGGACAGAAAATACGGGTTCACCAGTACTTTTTGATTCATTGATTATGGCTGAAGTATGA
- a CDS encoding type II toxin-antitoxin system HicA family toxin, protein MNYRELTKKLKSLGCKEIPRRSGGSHRKWFNPTTEKGTTIPDWGQKDLKAGTIAAVCRQLGIDKSLL, encoded by the coding sequence ATGAATTACAGAGAACTGACTAAAAAGTTAAAAAGTCTGGGATGCAAAGAAATCCCTCGTCGTAGTGGTGGTTCACATCGAAAATGGTTCAACCCGACAACAGAAAAAGGAACAACTATTCCGGATTGGGGTCAAAAAGATTTGAAGGCTGGTACGATTGCAGCTGTGTGTCGGCAACTCGGTATTGACAAAAGTTTACTGTGA
- a CDS encoding type II toxin-antitoxin system HicB family antitoxin, translating to METMINLHIEQLPEGYYLATSSDVQGLVAQGRTIAETLEIARDVARRLIEAQTERNSKKILRPIENTFDLQVVVGC from the coding sequence ATGGAAACTATGATCAATCTCCATATAGAGCAGTTGCCAGAAGGATATTATTTAGCAACATCTTCTGATGTCCAGGGTTTGGTAGCGCAGGGCAGAACGATTGCCGAGACCCTGGAGATCGCTCGGGATGTCGCCAGACGTTTAATTGAGGCGCAAACTGAAAGAAATTCAAAAAAGATTCTGCGGCCTATAGAAAACACTTTTGATCTTCAGGTTGTGGTCGGCTGCTGA
- a CDS encoding type II toxin-antitoxin system VapC family toxin codes for MSAIMLDTCGLIWLVNGGGRISQDTLKSIEQADIVYVSAATALEVGCKAAIKRLELPMDAEKWYEKVLSIHDLVEIPVTGKIALFSASLPLIHKDPADRIIIATAILNRLPVVTHDSRFHRYSVEVLR; via the coding sequence ATGTCTGCAATAATGCTTGACACCTGTGGATTGATCTGGCTTGTAAACGGAGGCGGCAGGATTTCACAAGACACATTGAAATCAATTGAACAAGCCGATATTGTCTATGTAAGTGCCGCAACCGCATTGGAAGTCGGATGCAAAGCGGCCATAAAAAGACTCGAACTGCCCATGGATGCGGAAAAATGGTATGAAAAGGTTCTTTCAATCCACGATCTTGTTGAAATACCGGTAACCGGTAAAATTGCATTATTCTCAGCCTCCCTACCGCTTATTCACAAAGATCCGGCCGACAGAATTATTATCGCTACTGCCATTTTAAACCGTCTTCCTGTTGTAACGCATGACAGCCGGTTCCACCGATATTCAGTTGAAGTCCTCAGGTAA
- a CDS encoding type II toxin-antitoxin system Phd/YefM family antitoxin — translation MEVINIFDAKNKLSKLISDIETKNTSYLICRNGKPVAEIVAHKAKNRLKGSPELHVDINGALFDDDMSGDFECLQ, via the coding sequence ATGGAAGTGATAAATATTTTTGATGCCAAGAACAAACTTTCCAAACTGATATCCGATATTGAAACAAAAAACACATCATATCTGATATGCCGCAATGGAAAACCCGTTGCTGAAATAGTCGCACACAAGGCCAAAAACCGGTTAAAAGGCTCTCCCGAACTGCATGTTGATATAAACGGGGCGCTTTTTGACGATGATATGAGCGGAGACTTTGAATGTCTGCAATAA
- a CDS encoding endonuclease/exonuclease/phosphatase family protein yields the protein MNWHLHSHARGLIVSGVLILVVIGLPMGFALNRTGDEMKQAVSVMTCNIGDIVGGNPLDSDQVAAFIRDCGVRDVLLLQEVRGEKEAAYLSRQLNRPGFVFLPDHDSDQLTQMGIAILSGLPVLGHDILYFTDSRRGAGAVAVEIDMHGTRVWVVNVHLDRVGFVTPGNDRVPVSRDLMVRFVKKELMGESARSRSVKELMAWLDKKNPDHVVLGGDFNTIPFSKTVRQLCPGFDDVLWPSLDYFKGTYTKLDFPIAPRIDFLFVSAALGRKNARVIPKSPGDHFPVRADILIPGQG from the coding sequence ATGAATTGGCATCTTCACAGCCATGCAAGGGGGTTGATTGTTTCAGGGGTACTGATCCTGGTGGTGATCGGGCTGCCCATGGGGTTTGCCCTGAACAGGACAGGGGATGAAATGAAACAAGCCGTCAGCGTCATGACCTGCAATATCGGGGATATTGTGGGGGGCAATCCCCTGGACAGTGACCAGGTGGCCGCGTTTATCCGGGACTGCGGGGTGCGGGATGTGCTTTTGCTCCAGGAGGTGCGGGGGGAGAAGGAAGCCGCGTATCTGTCCCGGCAGCTGAACCGGCCCGGGTTTGTTTTTCTGCCGGATCATGATTCAGACCAGTTGACGCAGATGGGGATTGCCATCCTGTCAGGATTGCCCGTGCTGGGTCATGACATCTTATATTTTACTGACAGCCGGCGGGGGGCCGGTGCCGTTGCCGTGGAGATTGACATGCACGGCACCCGGGTGTGGGTGGTGAACGTGCATCTGGACCGGGTCGGGTTCGTCACCCCGGGAAATGACCGGGTGCCGGTCTCCCGAGATCTGATGGTGCGGTTTGTCAAAAAAGAGCTCATGGGAGAATCGGCCCGCAGCCGGTCGGTCAAAGAACTGATGGCATGGCTGGACAAGAAGAATCCCGATCATGTGGTGCTGGGCGGAGATTTCAACACCATCCCGTTTTCGAAAACCGTCCGCCAGCTTTGCCCCGGGTTCGATGATGTGCTCTGGCCGTCCCTGGATTATTTCAAAGGCACCTATACCAAGCTGGATTTTCCCATCGCGCCCAGGATCGATTTTCTGTTTGTCTCCGCCGCCCTTGGACGGAAAAACGCCCGGGTGATCCCGAAGAGTCCGGGGGATCATTTCCCGGTCCGGGCGGATATTCTGATCCCCGGGCAGGGGTGA
- a CDS encoding heparinase II/III family protein → MNETHTVQSPEDWNNPAWEKLWLYNLHYFDDLGCRGAEGKRALHQGLIRRWIRENPPGAGNGWEPYPISLRVVNWIKWGLAGDGLEDDVVHSLSVQARYLFRRLEFHLLGNHLLANAKALVFAGLFFQGKEADAWLAKGAKILKKQIPEQVLEDGGHSELSPMYHAIVLEDLLDLVNVTRAYVRGHDLAELCGKHIPGMVAWLDAMCHPDGQIAFFNDAALGIAAAPGELKDYAGRLGFLFGGGAEQAGAPIPEPGGAQPSESGVTHLPETGYVRVQAGHVLLLADVGRIGPDYLPGHAHADTLSFELSVAGRRILVNSGISCYGASAERLAQRGTAAHNTVCVDKKNSSEVWGGFRVARRAYPKDLRIDELPDGRVQIQCCHDGYVRQGGGPLHCRKWILGHDRLEITDTLSNPGHHMAVYYHLYPGAEVDLEKQVIALEDLRINFSTDAHCTLTDTLYHPEFGRSIPNKCLILTPPGQTSFMTFYFN, encoded by the coding sequence TTGAATGAGACGCATACCGTTCAAAGTCCTGAAGACTGGAACAATCCGGCGTGGGAAAAGCTGTGGCTGTATAACCTGCATTATTTTGATGATCTGGGGTGCAGGGGGGCGGAAGGGAAGAGAGCGCTGCATCAGGGGCTGATCCGCAGGTGGATCCGGGAGAATCCGCCGGGGGCCGGGAACGGGTGGGAGCCTTATCCGATTTCGCTTCGGGTGGTCAACTGGATCAAATGGGGGCTGGCCGGGGATGGGCTGGAGGACGATGTCGTACACAGCCTGTCCGTTCAGGCCCGGTATCTGTTCCGGCGGCTGGAGTTTCACCTGCTGGGCAATCATCTGCTGGCCAATGCCAAAGCCCTGGTGTTTGCCGGACTTTTTTTCCAGGGCAAAGAGGCGGATGCCTGGCTGGCCAAAGGGGCAAAGATTCTGAAAAAGCAGATTCCGGAGCAGGTGCTGGAAGATGGCGGGCATTCTGAGCTCAGCCCCATGTATCATGCCATTGTGCTGGAGGATCTGCTGGATCTGGTGAATGTGACCCGGGCTTATGTAAGGGGGCATGACCTTGCGGAACTGTGCGGCAAACATATTCCCGGAATGGTGGCGTGGCTGGATGCCATGTGTCATCCGGACGGGCAGATCGCGTTTTTCAATGATGCGGCGTTGGGGATTGCGGCGGCGCCCGGGGAGCTGAAAGACTATGCCGGACGGCTGGGGTTTTTGTTCGGGGGCGGAGCGGAACAGGCGGGGGCGCCGATTCCGGAGCCCGGGGGGGCGCAGCCTTCAGAGTCAGGGGTGACACATCTTCCGGAGACCGGATATGTGCGGGTCCAGGCCGGGCATGTGCTGCTTTTGGCGGATGTGGGGCGGATCGGGCCGGATTATCTGCCGGGCCATGCCCATGCCGACACGTTGAGTTTTGAGCTGTCTGTGGCTGGAAGGCGGATTCTGGTGAATTCCGGTATTTCCTGTTATGGTGCTTCGGCTGAAAGGCTGGCCCAGAGAGGGACCGCAGCCCACAACACCGTGTGCGTGGACAAGAAAAACTCCTCCGAGGTCTGGGGCGGGTTCCGGGTGGCCCGGCGGGCGTATCCGAAAGATCTGCGCATCGATGAACTGCCGGATGGCCGGGTGCAGATCCAGTGCTGCCATGACGGGTATGTGAGGCAGGGGGGCGGGCCTTTGCACTGCCGGAAATGGATCCTGGGTCACGACCGCCTGGAGATCACGGACACCCTATCAAACCCCGGACATCACATGGCCGTGTATTATCATCTGTATCCCGGTGCAGAGGTGGATCTGGAAAAACAGGTAATCGCCCTGGAAGATCTCAGGATCAATTTCTCCACTGATGCACACTGCACCCTGACAGACACCCTGTATCATCCCGAGTTCGGCAGATCCATCCCCAACAAATGCCTTATACTCACCCCGCCTGGACAGACATCCTTCATGACATTTTATTTCAATTAA
- a CDS encoding glycosyltransferase family 4 protein, whose protein sequence is MHILFITDNFPPEVNAPASRTFEHCREWVRAGHRVTVMTCVPNFPSGRVYEGYKNKLVQTENMEGIDVIRVWSYITANEGFVKRILDYVSFMVSAVGISPRVKAPDLVISTSPQFFSACAAFLISRMRQIPFVFELRDIWPESIKAVGAMKSSLIIRMLEKIEIFLYHHAVKIVSVTHSFKNTLIRRGVPGDKITVVTNGVDLERFRPREKDDHLVAQYGLKGKFVAGYIGTHGMAHALETLLEAADQVRHQAGGDRFRFILLGNGARKAHLLEKAKEMDLDNVIFIDSVPKEDVAKYWSLLDVSIIHLRKTPLFTTVIPSKLFECMGMGIPVLHGVMGESAKMVEKHGVGMLFEPENADALCRGLQTLAHDPDVYKKMTHNCLAAAPEYDRKNLAARMLAELETAVKK, encoded by the coding sequence ATGCATATTTTATTTATCACCGACAATTTTCCGCCGGAAGTGAATGCCCCGGCCAGCCGGACATTTGAGCACTGCCGGGAGTGGGTGAGGGCCGGACACCGGGTCACGGTGATGACCTGTGTGCCCAATTTTCCCAGCGGCCGGGTGTATGAAGGGTATAAAAACAAGCTGGTGCAGACCGAAAACATGGAAGGCATCGATGTGATCCGGGTGTGGAGCTATATCACGGCCAATGAAGGGTTTGTAAAGCGGATCCTGGATTATGTCAGTTTTATGGTGTCGGCTGTGGGGATTTCGCCCAGGGTCAAGGCACCGGATCTGGTGATCAGCACCTCTCCTCAGTTTTTTTCCGCCTGTGCCGCGTTTCTGATCAGCCGGATGAGGCAGATCCCGTTTGTGTTTGAGCTTCGGGATATCTGGCCGGAATCCATTAAGGCTGTGGGGGCCATGAAATCCTCTTTGATCATCCGGATGCTTGAAAAAATCGAGATATTTTTGTATCACCATGCAGTGAAAATTGTTTCGGTCACCCATTCATTTAAAAACACCCTGATCCGCCGGGGGGTTCCAGGAGACAAGATTACTGTGGTGACCAACGGGGTGGACCTGGAGCGTTTCCGGCCCCGGGAAAAGGATGATCACCTGGTTGCGCAATACGGCCTGAAAGGCAAATTTGTGGCGGGATATATCGGGACGCACGGCATGGCCCATGCCCTGGAAACGCTTCTGGAAGCAGCGGATCAGGTGCGGCACCAGGCTGGGGGGGACCGGTTCCGGTTCATTCTGCTGGGCAATGGGGCCAGAAAAGCGCATCTGCTGGAAAAAGCCAAAGAGATGGACCTGGACAATGTAATTTTTATCGACTCCGTGCCCAAGGAAGATGTGGCAAAATACTGGTCCCTGCTGGATGTGTCCATCATTCATCTGCGCAAAACCCCGCTGTTCACCACGGTGATTCCCTCCAAGCTGTTTGAGTGCATGGGCATGGGTATTCCTGTGCTGCACGGGGTGATGGGAGAGTCTGCAAAAATGGTGGAAAAGCACGGGGTGGGGATGTTGTTTGAGCCGGAAAATGCCGATGCGTTGTGCCGGGGATTACAGACGCTGGCCCATGATCCGGACGTGTACAAAAAAATGACACACAACTGCCTGGCTGCCGCACCGGAATATGACCGGAAAAACCTGGCCGCCCGAATGCTGGCAGAGCTGGAAACCGCAGTCAAAAAATAA
- the wecB gene encoding non-hydrolyzing UDP-N-acetylglucosamine 2-epimerase — translation MKLKQKRIDIIAGARPNFMKIAPIIRALTAFKDQGGHLDFRLVHTGQHYDACMSGDFFDQLGIPKPDVNLEVGSGTQAEQTGAIMVRYETLLMEDPSDLCLVVGDVTSTMACAIAARKRNVPVAHVEGGIRSGDWTMPEEINRVVTDAITNWFFTTSEKANANLRQAGIQEDQIFFVGNTMIDTLMTNMDRLTPPAFWEELGLEPGSYFVVTLHRPANVDALEGFSRLVSTIGEAARGLGVVFPVHPRTARTLKEMANVPDNLHLVAPQPYLEFNYLVKHAKAVITDSGGITEETTVMGVPCITLRDSTERPETVDIGTNELIGTDPARIGPVLDRLFAGKWKKGSVPALWDGRTGERIVKIMSEIV, via the coding sequence TTGAAGCTGAAGCAGAAACGTATCGATATCATTGCCGGGGCAAGGCCCAATTTCATGAAAATCGCGCCCATTATCCGGGCACTCACCGCATTCAAAGATCAGGGCGGGCACCTGGATTTCCGGCTGGTGCACACGGGCCAGCATTATGATGCCTGCATGTCCGGGGATTTTTTCGACCAGCTGGGTATCCCCAAACCGGATGTGAACCTGGAGGTGGGGTCCGGAACCCAGGCTGAGCAGACCGGGGCCATCATGGTGCGGTATGAGACACTGCTGATGGAAGATCCCAGCGACCTGTGCCTGGTGGTGGGGGATGTGACCTCCACCATGGCCTGCGCCATTGCAGCCCGGAAACGCAACGTGCCCGTGGCCCATGTGGAAGGCGGGATCCGGTCCGGGGACTGGACCATGCCCGAGGAGATCAACCGCGTGGTGACCGATGCGATCACCAACTGGTTTTTTACGACCAGTGAAAAGGCCAATGCCAATCTGCGGCAGGCAGGGATTCAGGAAGATCAGATCTTTTTTGTGGGCAATACCATGATCGATACATTGATGACCAACATGGACCGGCTTACGCCCCCGGCGTTCTGGGAGGAACTGGGGCTGGAACCGGGCAGTTATTTTGTGGTGACCCTGCACCGGCCGGCCAATGTAGATGCACTGGAGGGATTTTCCAGGCTGGTGTCAACCATTGGGGAGGCGGCCCGGGGGCTTGGCGTGGTGTTTCCCGTGCATCCGAGAACGGCCCGCACCTTGAAAGAGATGGCAAATGTGCCGGACAACCTGCATCTGGTGGCGCCCCAGCCCTACCTGGAGTTCAACTATCTGGTCAAACATGCCAAAGCCGTGATCACGGATTCCGGCGGGATCACCGAAGAAACCACGGTGATGGGGGTACCGTGCATCACCCTGCGGGACAGCACGGAGCGGCCGGAAACCGTTGACATCGGCACCAATGAACTGATCGGCACGGACCCGGCCCGGATCGGACCGGTCCTGGACCGGTTGTTTGCCGGCAAGTGGAAAAAGGGTTCTGTCCCGGCACTTTGGGACGGCAGAACCGGCGAGCGTATCGTCAAGATTATGTCGGAGATCGTATGA